The genomic window GTCAAGCTACCCGTGGAAAGCCTCACTCAAGAGCCGCAGAGAAAGAGCAGTTTGTTGGTTCATCTCATCACAGCTCACAACACAGGGTGCCTGCGTCGTCCTACCCGTATGCTTCTCGTTCAGTGAATCGGCGCGCTGGCTGAGGAACTGGAGTGAGCTCGTGACCGCAATTCCTGACCAAAGTCTCAACCTTTTCCTCTCGTTTACCTTCACGTCACTGTCTTCCCGTTTCTTTCTTCTGCGCCTGAAGAACTGTTTCCCTTTTGCTTTTGCATGTTGGCACCAGCAACTGATCGAGGACACTCGTTGTGACGTTGTTCCACTTCCATGTACGTAGTACTATGCATTTATCAATCCGTGGGCTGGTTTTGCCTGGATTGTCAAGATcaccggcgggcgggcgggcgttgTCCTCGTGCGGCGGCTGTGCCTGCACCTGGACGCATCTGGTTGTATTGGAATtggatggatcatggatggaaTGGAAATCAGCTACAGGAACCGGTCTGCATCTCCATCTCTCATTCTCACTCACGCACTGCAGTCTTTCTCTGTGTTTCTGTGCGTAGAGACCGACATTCCTAACTTGGCCTTTTGGACTGGACGTGGACGGGGTTTGACGACGGAATGTTTGGTGCCGGATACGTCCATGTCCATATAACTCGATCCTTCATCCTTATGTCCGCGAAGGGGGGGTCCTCCACGGAATTCAGCTGGAAAAATATAGCATTGGGCGTTGGCCGCGAGCGTGAGTGCACGACAGCTATCGTCGTCGTCGATCCATCACCCCGCGCCGCCGAGAACATGGCAATAGGATGAATCCAAAAGCAAACAGCTTCAAATGAGCCCTGCTCGCGCGAGTCGGCAAACGCGAGTCGGCATGGATGCATCCGGAATTCTGGATCACAACCTATACTAGGACTACTGCATCGTTATTTATTCGTTTCTTTGCCGTGGGCCGGAGGTAACTGGTGTGCGATGTCGGTAGGCACCCGAGTCCCGGTTGAACTCTTCCACCTCTGTAAACCAGTGTTTGCCAATTGCCATGCCGGTTTCAATTGGATGTATGGCATGCTATTGCTACTCTTGTTGGTTTCTTCTGCCTGTACTGTACTAGTAGAGATCATGATAAAACTGTGAGCATAGGAGCAGATTCGGAGGGGCCCATCCCCATCGCACAAAGAGCAGGATCGTTAATCGCGTCGTCAGTTTGGTAACCAGAGATAGCGATGGCACCACCACATCGAAAGGCTGGCTAACtgccagcaggcagcagcagtcCATTATGGGGCCTCGGTCCGTCGGTCCACGGATGTGTCGCTGAGTCGCTGCCAGGCACACGATCCTGCACGCTGTCGCGTCTCGTGTTGCGCAGGAGACCGCGGAGCGGTGGCCGCCGGGCGGAGTAGGGTCGATCGAGGCCCCTCACGTCCCTCGTCCTCGTGTTCATCCTCGGCGCCCGGCATTCTCCGCCTCCTTCCGCTTGCTCCCGGCCGACAAGCGCCACGGCGTCACCGGCAGGTGGCAGGTCGCGGAACAGCGGCATCATGAACCACCATGTCGTCCAGGCAACGTCGGTGCAAGCTATGACCACGGTGTATCGACCGACCCGACGGCTCTCCGGGTGCAGTCTAGCAACCGGCCGGTTAGCAGCAGGGAGCTCGTGGAGTGAGAATGAGTGACAGATCAATGATGTACAGTATTAGCGTGCAGTGAGGTCTCATTCTAATCTATACAAAAATTGTCTCTCTCGATATGATCTATAACTTCATAGttacaatttttttatttgagatcatttaggccCCCAGATTTTTGTTGTTTGGCTAATAAAaacgaattttaaaatttgagaaGTCAAAACAAAAATTTTGGCCTCTAAACGGCCCTAGATGAAATTCTTTGTCAACTATAATATAGAACATATTGAGAACTATTCCCTCCGTCATGAAACGAAAGGTATATGAGGTAATACAAATGACGCATGTAACCCTTCTTTAACTATATGGAGACTTTGTGCTTACCGTATTTTAAACCTAGTGGTAGGCATTAATGAGGTACGCATGTGATTGAGACTTCGGAGGAGTTCATTCACCTAAAATACCTTATAATTAGGGGCAAAATTTGATTGCTTCAATGCCTTGTATTTCAAGACAGAGGGGGGTACATCTTTGATGTTGACAAATCAACAAcaaaggtcgtttgaaaaattcaaaaaaaattgagttcaaaattaGAGAACAAAACACATATTTAGGCCTCTAAATGATcttagataaaaaaaatatcaaTTACGAAGTTATAGATCGTACTGGGAACTAGAACTTTGGTATAGACTATGTCAGCATCCGAGgttgaaaaaaattaaaaatgaatTTTAAAACTAGTAACTTAAAATGAATATTTGACCCTTTTAAAATATGTTAAATAAAAATAATATGAACTACAAAGTTATAAATCATgttgagctacaactttggtatgaaGTTTGTATTCATACGACTTCATATGAAATTGTTAtgcttttttatataaaagaaagagGTAGGACAAACGATTGGTGGCCCCACTGTCATGTCACAAAATCACCTAAGAAATCACTTAGAAATGGCCAAGGGGACATTTTTCTAATTTAAAAAGTAAAGATGTGTATGTTATGTAGTATTGAAGTTCGAGGGGGTCTTTCAAATGTACCGATTAGTTCAGCAGGGTGAATCGGACTTTGCTAAAAAAAGGCTCGATTGATTCCCTCTCATTGCATTGAGTCCTCCATTATCTGATACTCATGAACTATCATTGTGATCTGATTTTCCTCATCGTACTTTAAAACTAGACATCTTACCCTCTAAACTCTCAAAACCATTCAATTATCTCTCAACCCTGATTTGAAGTGTTTTTAAAACTAGATTCGTATTTTTAACTAAAAAATATGGTAAATACTTAATATGTTttttaaaccatagaaaatatctAAAAGCTTttaaaaatataataaaaatcCTAGATATAAATTCAGATACAGAtaatccaaataaaatatttagagctcatgaaaatatttGTAGACACTTTTTAAAAATATTTAGATATAGGAAAATGAGAAAATATCAAGGAAAAATGTAAATCATTCTAATTGATGATAAACATGTTTTGAAAATATTTCACAAGAGAACATAAATACGCGACCAACATGACTACATAGCATGAACGCATTCAACTTGCATTCATGTTGGTTAATAATTTTGTCGAGAAagttttcaaagtatgtttaAACATAGGATGTTTTTGGAGTTTACTAGATATTTTTATATTTATACGATTTTTGTagagctaaatctatttttaaGCTTCTAGAGATATTTTCAGAAGCTTTATATTTATAGTCTCACAAGCTCTAGGACTTTTCTCATAATATTTAAAACCTTAGAGATATTTGTGGTTTAAAAATCTTATCAAGTGTTTATCGGATTTTTATTAACTAAAAACAAGACGATGCCACCTTTCAAACCACTTCAATCCAGAGCAGGAAGGTAATTAGAATTGTTTTGAGAGTTTGCTGGTCAAGATGTCTGATTTTacaatttaatgaaaaaattggGCAATAATTTATGGAGATAAAATGAACTTTTTTTCAAATGAAAATTGCAGCCCAACAGCCGAACCCATTGGTGACAGTCACTTGCAAGCAAGCAAGCATTGCTTAGCCATGGCCGTCAGGTGAACCAAGCCTACACAGGCAGTCCCCGAACCCAACAAACCGAAGTTCTTAACAGCCCAAGCACATGACCAAGGCCCAGTACCGGTTGTCCCACTTCcacattaaaaaaataataattctGTAGAGACTGTTCCCATGAAGCAACCTTGAGTACGTGCCATAGATTCATACTACATGTCTATACATAATCATCTAATGTATGAGAGAGCCTGTAATTTTTTCTTCCCAGCTATCCCTCCTTAATAATTTATACAGTTGTCTCATAAGTTGGATGATTATACATAGAGAATGGCATAAACCTGTGGCAGATACCCACAACTGCATCCTCATCTATCCCAcaaccccaccccccccccccccccccccccccccccccccccaccccacggTACACGTggcatgtactccctccgttctaaaataAGTGATATTTTAGTTATGAATCTGAACTCTAAATTTTTAGTTATGAATTTAGATAAGTTGTCTAGAATTCATAGTTAAAAGCTCACTTcatttattttgggacgaagGGAATAGTCGTTAACCACTTCAGTATTTCCAGAATATCACTCTGTAGTTGTCCTCTGTACAGAATGGAAATTCCTTGAGCCGATGAAGAGTCAAGCAAGCCAATAATATCGGTGTAGATACACATGTTGCTCTAGCACAGAATCACGCAACAAGTTGCATGGTTGATCCACACAATTTGGAGCATGGGGGCAAATGCAACAGCCCCAACTAGCGACTTCTCAGATATCCTCCGGCCCTCGCCGCATCTGCCGGACCGACCGTGCGTGCGTTCTCTACACGGCCCGACTAGTAGTAGAATATCTTATCCAGACATATCCAAGTGTAGCGCTCCCATAGGCGGCTTGGCCGGCGACGAATCTATTTCATCCGCTGCAAGTGATCCACATCAGGCGCGCCCCCACAACAATATCCATGTGATCCGCCGTGCAGCGCAGCCACAAATTAAAACGGACCCCGGGCCATTCATTTGCAGCAGTTGACGGACTCAACCGACCGACAGACatggccgcctccgcctccgcctccaccgtCTCCGGCCTCGCCGGCGCCTCCCTGGCCAGCCGGCCGGCTTTCTCCACCAGTACGTTCCTTGTTCCCATCCCATCATCGTCTGCAGAATGCACCACTGACGATAGATGTTGTATTTCCTGATGAAATGGTCCTTGTGTGCAGGCTTCGCGAGGGGCAGCCGGGTGTCGGCGAGGAACCCGCTGATGACCAGGAACCTGGAGAGGAACGGCAGGATCACCTGCATGACGTGAGTAACTCAACTTACGAGCTCGCTCTCTGTGAAATATTAATTTGCTGATCGCGGCGGTTTATCCTGTACGACACGCTCGCCTGCAGGTTTCCCCGGGACTGGCTGCGGAGGGACCTGAGCATCATCGGCTACGGGCTCATCGGCTGGATGGGCCCGTCCAGCGTCCCGGCCATCAACGGCAACAGCCTCACGGGGCTCTTCTTCTCCAGCATCGGCGAGGAGCTGGCCCACTTCCCCACGCCGCCGCCCGTCACCTCCCAGTTCTGGTGAGACCGCTAGCTTTTGTTCTTATGCATTTGATCTGATGCGACTACAACGAACTCACGGACGAACACGACCCTGTACGTTGCAGGCTGTGGCTAGTGACGTGGCACCTGGGGCTCTTCATCGTGCTCACCTTCGGCCAGATCGGATTCAAGGGCAGGACAGAGGACTACTTCGAGAAGTGAAGCGATCAAGCTCCGATCCCATCTCTGACTCTGATGCTGCGTTGCGTGCGTGCGTGCCGCAATCGAACCTCCGCTAGCTGTATGATATGTCCGCTCCATATGATGAATCGATGCCGCCCCCGCGCGCTCTGGTTCAATTTGATGAATCTAGCTAGCCTTCTCAGATACTCCCCGCTCCGGtcacaaaagaaaaggaaaaaaaacatgtTTGTTTAGGGCAAGATTTGGTCAAACATTAATAAAATTACAAACATCAGTAAGGTTAAAATTATTTAATTTGGAACCATGCGCGGTAACATATATATGTGCAATTTGTATCGAACAGTACTAGCAAAATTtcatgaatttgaatgattttagGAACACGCTCTAACGTATTAGTTGCCAAAGGTTGCCAAAGATCTGCATAAAAGGTCGTGCAAAATTATACGTGACAAATGTTTTCGACAGGAGTGAGTAACGAAGAACCCTTTCATTTTTGCAACACAAACGTGACAAGAAAATGATCAAAGAGAGCTCTAAAAAGCGTGTACAAACCAAAAGATTTGCTCATAAATTGAAGACCATAGCTTACGATGACATATTAATAGAGAGGCCACATCATCCGATAGCATCTATTTGTGGACTGTCCATAACTTCTAACCAagcatttgattttttttaataaacctaatcaaacaaaagaaatgatataaatgttgatattaATTTCTATAAACTTAATCAAACATAGAAAAATCCGGCGTACTCAAACCTAGAATCGCACTCTTTTGAAAACCGGCATAGTAATGCTCCCTCCGTTCTAATGTATAGGTTGGTGTGGCTTTCTATATACACAACTTTTTATATATCTAAACATatcgtatatctaggtgcatatcaGAAGCTATGTacatagaaaagccaaaacagccTATAATTTGGGACAAAGGATGGTAATAAATAAACAAATCTTTTTGAATCAATATGGCGGACTTTATTCATTGAGGATAGTTACATCGTTTATCAAAAAATCAAGAATAAAGCTAGGGGCGCATCGTCCCAAGTACAATTTTGGAGCGCATAGCTCTCCCTGCCAATTCAATTCATGTGTTGCCTGATTTGCATCCCTACCACAATGTTCAATTGATATGTCCGCTCCATATGATGTTACATTTATCATACAAATACAACAGCTGAATTTGCCGAAAATCCTCCATCTTTCATTGTTTCTATCACCTCCATACAACCGATTACATCCTATATACacaacttttattatgtatctacacATATCGTATACCTATATGCATAACAAAGGCTATGTACTACGCAAGAAAGCCAAAACGACCTATAATTTAAGACAGACGGTGATAATAAATAAACAACTTGCGTACACGTAAGAAAGCGAGGGAATGTTTTGTTCCATGGATAAAAAAAAAATCCGTAAATTTCTTTCGTGTATTCTTGACCTTCGTTTTTGTTGAAGGAAATGAAATTGTTGTGTGATTGGGATCTGTCAAGCACGAGTCGGCCCAAGTGCCCCGAAGTCCAAAACTAGGAGCATCCATTTCAAAAGGCCGAAAGGCACGGCAAACGCAAATGCCACAACCGCCTCCCGACTTGCCGCCGCAGCCGCATGACAGCCGCCGTCGGTCGGCCATCCCCTCCGGTCGTCACCCTCTTCGGCCGCTGCCGCACTGCCCGCCGCATCGTCAGCCTCGGCCTCCACAACCACCAATCCCTCCTACCCCGCTTCGCCGCGACCTGCAATGCCCTCGCGTCCCCATCCCcctccgccgcggccgccgccagcCGGCCGTCCCCCGCGGTCGCCACTCTCCTCGGCCGCTGCCGCACCGCGCGCTGCCTCGCCCAGCTCCACGCCCGCACCATCCGCCTCGGCCTCCACAACCACCACGCCCTCCTCGCCCGCTTCACCGCCGCCTGCGATGCCCTCGAGTGCCCCTCCGTCGCCGCTTCGTTCGTCGCCGCGCTTCCCGACTCCCACGCCGCCCCGCTCCGCCTCCGCAACGCCGTG from Miscanthus floridulus cultivar M001 chromosome 11, ASM1932011v1, whole genome shotgun sequence includes these protein-coding regions:
- the LOC136494921 gene encoding photosystem I subunit O-like; the protein is MAASASASTVSGLAGASLASRPAFSTSFARGSRVSARNPLMTRNLERNGRITCMTFPRDWLRRDLSIIGYGLIGWMGPSSVPAINGNSLTGLFFSSIGEELAHFPTPPPVTSQFWLWLVTWHLGLFIVLTFGQIGFKGRTEDYFEK